CAAACCTAAATCGTCCTCCCTTTATTGCGACTTCCCGCCTGACAGCCTAAATTTCTTCTTCTCGGCCGCCCATGTTTCCCCTCCCCCTACTTCCCCTTTCCTACCCCCTTGATTCACTCCTTTCTCACTTGAATTTCCCCTTTCCGCCACCATGCCTGATTTCAATACTTTTTACTTCTCCTACATCACGTCCGATATGCTACTTCTTCCCTCATTTCACCTCCCTTTCTCGctccctcttctctcttcttccccCTCTTTTACACACatctaatatataatgttaattaaattaatgtataatagatAACAGCTTtagacttttaattaatattttgagctctcattaaaaaatctctagacttatttgtaaaatattatgaaatatgtaataaatatattttttacattaattttttaatattaacaataataaagatgaaggaaatgttatttaaagataatatgtaatactaaagaaaaaatactatatttatacaataaaaatttaaaaatcaaattcgtTTTCtggaaaaatttaacttttatgaaattttaaatttttgctttttatagaaaacccttcaatcatatttaattttattttgctactGAATTGTTAGAGCCTACTTATAGttatcattgtaatttataatatctcataaatgttgaaaatttaactttctaatttaaaagattctcCAGCTCTTAAAATCGAGGAGGAGAGTCACATGATTTTTTCCTATTAGAAACTAAAAACTATagttttttcagttttttttctctacaaaattattaaattatgttcgCTCAAAACCCAAAACCTTTAGCAAAAATACCCGAGGTTCTTCAAACTACAAAATACCTATCACCAATTGGCGAAGCTAGAATACAGCTACAGGCGTTTCCCAAGGGTTCCACAGAACCTAGACCGAGGTGTGAACTGTTCGCCAAAAACTGCCAGCCCATACACTTTGCTAAAGCCTGCACCGCACTTATTTGATGCTGATAAATCTacgaacaaagaaataaatattgtgataCTATTATAATACCGATAAATGAAAGGTTTCAtatcttacattttacatttttaaaataacattttataaatgttgatGAAACAACTGACctgacaaaaaattaagtcTCTTAGCTCCTGGGGTTCGTAACTCATATGCATAACTCTACCATCGCGACACACGCACTTCAGAGATTTTTCACCGACATGAACAACCATCGACGTTCGACAGACGCTATCGTATCCATGcgttaagatatttattttcacaCAGGACTGTGTCGGCGAATTCAACGCGTTCCAATGTGAAACGATGAGTGGATCTTTCACTTCTTTTGCTATCGTATCTAGTACGTATTCTGTACGCAAACGCATGAAAAAATGTTGCGCTTGTTGGATAATTTGTTCTAATAGCGTCTGGCTCTTTGTCATTTCTAGAAGTTCGTATCTGTCAGCAGCGGTAGGGCCAGCTATATATCTGCGTTTACTAGGTCCGAGAGGTGCCGAAGCAGGATGGGGAAACGGATGATTACTATTATTGTAATGCACTTCACGCAACAGTTGGTGAAGAGAGTGTTCTAACACGTGATCGTGGTCTGTCTTGTGCGGCGGCGGAACTGTAGGTTTCTTGTCACTGCCTGTGCTGTGACACAGGccaattattaattgaattccTGGGAGTACCTGGTATAAACaacaaagaaaacaatttattaaccatattttgtacaatttattaacCATTAacaatatgtgtataatattcaCACACACGCCCACACACATGCACAacctaaaaatatatagtaaaattcatCAAgctgacaaaaaaattaaaataaagagtcaaaataaatatccaagcgttaaacatttaaatcatACATTGATCGTTTCAGCTCTTTGAGTTATATTTAGCATTTGTTCGCAATAGTTTTGGTACAAAGCTGCTAAGcacagtaaaatttatatgcacTATATGCAATTCgcatatttaaacatttattcgTTAAAGGAATTTTCCACTTCGAGATTAACAGTATTGAATCTTTGTATTATGACGATTTTacagtgaaaaaaattgtttactcGAGATTCTCGCACCTATCAATTCCAATGTGACTTCTCCCTTCTCTAGAACTCTACTTCTTATGAGAAGTAGATATAGACAGGAGAACGAGATAAACATGCGGAAAAGAATCTGGGAATGTATTTTTGTGCCATTTATTAGtgatttatatacaattttatatatgattttttttcacctactcaattttttataagatacgAAAAACTCTTAAGTGTGTTGAAACTTTTCAGCGTTAATGTATACAGAATGTTTATAAAGTCTGTCTCTATTATCTATTCTATATTTCAGATATGTTACAAAATCATGAAAAATACACAAGatgttttcaattatttcaaagggctttttaaagagattaaagatgaaacaattattttgaaaccGTTTCTAAAATATAGGAGATGAATACAGATTTTATAGATATCTTGTATATCATTCggctaaaattaaaaaatatataagaaaaaaactcATGATTTCTATTTGCAGAATACATACCGTGGCCATAATCTGATTTCCGACAACCATGTGAGGTATAGGCGCTCGTAAATGTACAGCTTCTCGCGCTAATTGACTAAACAGTTCcttacaaaataaaacgttttgcGCAGCCTCTAACTTCTGCTGCCAATGCATGTCagtatttgaattatttgcaCTGCTATTAAGCAAGCTTATATTTGCATTGCACAAATCTTCTTGATctaaacaagaataaatttaaacatttgtttaatgtatacatattgtgaatatctTAAAGATGTTCGAATAGAAATAGAATCAAATAGAGTCAGTATAATAAGATAAGAATTTGAATCTCTATGACGCaaattattcgaaaattttgaATCTACAGATTCGAATATAAATCAtagaataattcaattttaaaattatatttaaaataattttatacactaCATGTAGTAATTGATatcatttttcttacattaaaaaaattttgttatctgTATTAAAATTCAACCTAACAATGATTATACTGTTGCAGACTTTCGATTTGAATGGCATAAATGACGCGTTGATGGTTAATTCTTTGATGggctttttattaaaattaggtTTTTATCAGTtgattttttgaaactttgcATACCTACGTTCTTTTAGGGGTGCGTttggggagacgctattagcactaccagcatcagtccatcttcattactcattaaaagtagaaccaggataaactgatgctgatagcgctaatagcgtctccccgaacgcacccgaGATCGCTGATTCCAAATCTGAATTCAGATTTTGCAAATTCAATATGACGGATCTAATATGGCTGCTATCAGCtagtaaattagtaaaaatctgaatatttttgtagtaaatCCATTTTTTAGGATGTTACAGATCTGAGAATGAatgataaatacataaatattcataatgaCAGATACAATATGGCTGCCTACATGTGATAAATACATaggcctagtttacaccgcGTGACCTGACCTATGCCCCAACCTTTACCCCGACCTAAAGTAGGCTACTAATAAACTGTTTACACGTGTTATGTTGTGTGGCCTAAGATGGATCGGGGATCGTCAAAAAGTGACCTGACCCAAACAAGTCTGCGAGCGTTTACACTGTTGTGAACTATCGGGTTGAGTCGAATATAGTGTATAGGTCGCGGACTAAACGGTGTAAACGTGCTCATAGACTTACTAGAATAGACTGCTTATGAAGTGAAAAAACGGTAGTGGGGGTACTAACAGTGTCAAAGCGTGAGCGTGTTGTCATAGTATGCGTATCGCGCATACTCTGACACCGTTATTGGTCGCTTTGCTTTCTCACTATTCTGCATTAGAAAGAAATAGCAACCCATCTTAACAATAGTTATCCTTTTCTCAGTGACGGATACCCCCACTACCTTCATGAGCAGTCTATTGTAGTAAGTCtatggataaatatttttgtcttaaGCCAACAATACACGATGCTTGTTTTCGTGCTGGTTTGCTGGATGGAAATACTCTGTCTTGATTGGTGCATATACATCTATCTTCAGAAATGCACCAATCAGGACAGAATATATCCATCTAGCAAGTAATCCTGTACGAAAACAAGCATCGTGTATCACAGGCTTTACtctgttgcaccagtgcaatgcagcgaaaaagaacaagccaaTAGTCACTGAAATATAACTGGAACGAGTGCGAGTGCTAGTATCGTGATCCGACAAAAAGGATCCAGAGATATCCTTGCTCCTTTTTAATACAATctgataaaaagttaaattcttacacacacacgcatgcacgtacgcacgcacgcacgcacacacacacacacacacacacacacacacacacacacacacacacaccctaTTTTCGCTGAACTTCTCACAAGTTCTTGCATTTCTTGTTTATCTTTCGTTAAAACAATCGCGTGTAAATGTGTATGTGAATACGTATGCCACTATTACTAAAATATGCTACTACGCGTTCATAAACTTTTTACGGGACTGTACCATTCCCACTAATCTCTACTACACATGCGCATTTCAAGTTGAAAAAGAACAAGAATACAGAGCATGGACGAAAGAATATATGGACACAGCACAACgcaaatttgtgaaatttgcGGTAAGGGGAGCGCTATCTCTTTCTACCAGTTGACACCGTCGGGTATTTCCGCCACATACTCGATGGTTCCCGAAACTAGATATACTTCATATCCGCTAAGTctcaaataaaagtataaaatgcaatcttcgaaaaattattatgcataaCGTAATTCGGATATCTTCGGTTACATTCGTTGATGCCGACGGTGTCAACTTGTAGAAAGACGCTGAACGAATAAAAAAGGAGAGCATTCTCGCTTCCCTTACCGTACGTTCAACAGCCCCCTCACCATTGAAGCACCTTATACTGTGtccatatatatattctttcgtCCATGATATAGAGACCCTGGGCTGCTATTCCGTAACCACTTACCAACAACTATCAATGTCGTTGAGTGTCTTTGCGcacgtattttgatatatgaaaaaatatgcgcaACGACACTTAACGACATCAACAATTGTCGGTAAGTGGTTACGGAATAGCACCCCTGAAAGGGAAGACTGGCATAAGTGGGCCAACTTTTGATTGGCTGGATACAGAATGGTGGAGCCAATCAATGATAAGTGGAAACGCAGAAAGGAGGATATTAAAAAAGGGCCCCTTCAAAGATTTTTGCCCCCGAAGGTATAAGTAAAAGGAGTAGtgtttttgatagattttaaccTCCTGAAtacgataaaattattgaaaacttCGTGGGCCTTCGGGAACACCTTGAAAATTGACCAAATACATGATACATTTCATAGTTACTCCATACATCATccaaatttctataaataaatcatgtaTTTGGTCAATTTTCAAGGTATTCCTAAAGGCCCACAAagttttcaataatttcatcGTATTCAGGAggttaaaatctatcaaaaacaCTACTCCTTTTACTTACACCTTCGCACAGTAAGCCAAAAAACCAGAAAAAGTGGCCAAAAATCGATTCCAGAAATAAGATCAGACAAATGTCCTGTCTTAATCTTGATAGTCGAAagtagttattttgaaaaaattttattcgatttaATCGGTTGCTTTATATTTGACaacaatataaacttttaaaatcatGGAtgcaatcaaaaattttacttttcaaatattttattagcattGCTGTATTTCCgtaaacaaaaaatcttttattacttctcatccaatattatatatagacaaATCATTATAATGGAGTTCAAAGTAAATagtgcaaaaattaaaaaaaaaatggtatatCTTTATActcatttattattgaaatttgataGGTTGcgcatattttcaaattatagcTCCCCTAAACTCCGCCAGTTATTGACATTAATCGAGTAGTATTGAATTCTTTTAAgcatgtattttaaaaatatggcgTCCACTTTTGCCcgtttttgcataatttgaaaaattttctaataattcgAGATTGTACGCGCATGTAAGATGTAAAGAATTGATTTTTGCACATTGTGTactatatcaatattaatgttaaaattaagtttaattcagaattgttgaataatatgtaatatattttgtagattaatgtcaaaatctaaaaattcaaaatggcggattcaaCATGGCGGATGAGAAATGCAAAAACATagcaattttaatgcaaattttttatcggagATTTTCAAGAATACTGATTACAAACAtgctattcaatttttttaatttaaaatggcaaatttaaaatggcagatcaaaaatgcaaaaacttgttttttgataaaaattttttctcaagtGTTTTTGACgtctttaattacaaatttgctactcaaattttaaattcaaaatgacgAAATCAAAGTGGCAAAAAAAGTCTGttgtaatacaaataaatataagtggTCGGATGTCTATGAAAAtaggatattaaaaatttaaatcaaatattttatcaagtttGTCCGCGATTAGCCTACATAACTATAGTTTCTGAGATTTACCGCGGAAAGGTTGTAGGACATTATCGGACTccatttgttttttgtttttttttatttaaaaaattaaaaagcatatTGTAATCAGCGTCCTCGAAAacctgataaaaaatttgcattaaattgcCATGTTTTTTCTCCTGGCTCACTGTGCTTTGcgagcaaaaattttttaacatcctTCTTTGAACAGAAACTTATGAAATAAGAGCAGATTACAGTTTAAcattacagttttatttaattacaatattcaataaatattataaatataaatataatgaccataagtaaacataaaaaaataataaaatataaaaggatAAACATAGGCAAACAAAACTAGTTATGCACTTATAAATATACGCACTAATGGCGAAGTAAAATATGCATAACAGTATGTAATAGCAAGACTATGGCTAGGCacttattaataagataaaatatgattttatcatTGAATGCATAGCTATAGTTTTGCTGTTAAAAAACGGGTTTTTTAGTATTTCTAAACAactcgttttaattttaaatttaataaagtggattttaattttattagtctAATTatggcaattttttattaaactgtaTTCAatagtttttagtttttcaataaaaaattgtagaacaTCATAATTGTTGTCCTTTATGTAAGacaaatacttattaataataaaatacgtatcaagaaaatattggaatgtacaaaaataatgttttctgTCTATAACACTTTAGATTAACTAAtcgtgaatattttattttaggatTACGTTTTTGATCCAGCAGAATCAAGACAACTGTCGCAAAGCTTTTGATTTTTAGAAATACTGGATTATATAACCACATACATAGTACAATGaatttaattgtacattatcTAATTGTAGTAATTTGGTTTCAGATTCGAAAGGTATTACAAACatttcatttcatttttttactcaGCGTATTCTGACTTGTTCTGATTATTTACACACAACATTTTTACCTTTTGGGTTAGTTACGTTCACCATTTTTTATCCAATTAGAACTTATACCAGTCTCCCCTTTCAGGGTCTCTACAAGGATACCTCTTAGAGCGCTCTCTCTCGAATCACTTTTAACAAAGAGATTCTACTGCCGAACTCGTTCCGGTTATGCTATATTTCAGTgaatataatacttaaattttgataacctttaatattcataaatttttaactaaaaaacgATACATTTAAGCAAAATATCACAAAAGATTATTTCTATAACaaattttgtgtagaatacgGCTATATTCttctaaacttaaaattttcagttCTCAATATTTCCATCGGGAGCGTCCCAGCGTTACAACAGTGCGCACAATGTAAAatggacaccaccaatcagattGCTGAGTTAGTTAGGgttaggataaatttatagaatttgattggtggtgtccgttttacactgtgtgcatctgggactcactctttCCATCTATCATGTTGAATCcgccattaaaaatttttcagttttgaTCTGATTAGTAATCAGCGATTCCAAAAACCCTTTATAcccgaaaataattaaattaaatttaaaatcttagaaaaaataaattttttttaaaaaaaaaatcgcctttttcatatttaaattgttataaacaatcaCTAAGGAACAATTAGATGTAAAAAACTTTAGAAATATGTAAACTAAGTATTTCTGTACCGGAAATATCAAACATTATCATTAGCATctcgaaaaaattttcataatataaaaataaaaagaaaacaagtgAGAAGTATACTTTCCACTGGCAATGAAAGGATAATAGAAGAGAACCCAAGGTGAAAATTTGGAAAGAATAAGGaaatagagaagaaaaagTATGAACAAAGAAGGTAAGCAGTGAGAAAAAAGGAAGCgaaaaggaaaggaagaaaacagaaaagaaaagagcaACACAAGTAAATGAGGTTATCAAGTAGGAGAGAAAGCTGAGAGATAGCGCGGGATGACAAGGAGAGAAGCAGTTAGGTGGCAAAGAGATAGGTGGCGGCAATGATAGGTCGAATgaataaaatagagaaaaaatgcAGGTAAGAAGAACGTGGCATAAATAAGTATAGGACAAAAggaatatatgaaaatttaaaataaaataatagagaaaatatatttaaagatgtaaaaaaacagaagaaaatataggaaaaaattgagagttaaaaaattagaaagaagaTAACAAATGAttcgtaaaaaagaaacagaaaatagaaagtgaaatgaagaaaagaaaattataaaacggAGATTaatagatttagaaaaaatgaacGAAAGGATAGAGAAAAAAGATGGCATAAATAATACAGTCATAAAAGGAGTCAGATGAAGCACAGGAAAAATCGAGCAGGAGATAAGTGAATACATAAAAACTTTGGGAAGTGAAATAAAAGTGAATAAGGCATacgagataaaaaataagaaaaataaaataatggtaATAGCAAACTTAAATAACTGGTaacaaaaaagagaaataataagaaagaaaagggatctgaaaaaatatgaatagatAATCTAACAAAACAAGAAAAGGAAAACAGAAGTGATTAAGACATAAggcaaaagaagaaagaaagaaaggtaATGAGGTAAGAGTGAGGGAGGTATGGAAACACagatttaagataaaaagGCCGTAGCCGGATAAGATGGGGCAATCTGCCTCCGCACGGATCATGCTCATTTTTTTGCTTTGATTGCTATTAGTGTCACTTACAATTTAGCCAAATATTAACCTTTTTTATAGAACCGTTTtggtgtaaataataaaaattaaaattccgaaaataatttatattttttaatcggtTCAAccaattttga
This genomic window from Monomorium pharaonis isolate MP-MQ-018 chromosome 8, ASM1337386v2, whole genome shotgun sequence contains:
- the LOC105833033 gene encoding mediator of RNA polymerase II transcription subunit 17 isoform X2; translated protein: MKTIMAYSVNISVEAPIENQIQEITYDGQEIYQAPLTLSENLAKIAQKIDFSKTNGEEIKKEQLEGNEKNEEDTKDSVLFQSFLWPWDSVRNKLRNALTEVCVLADVLAIAKEKNYMVLDPVPQELVDVKPMLQVYARKKALQGAASVLISGAERLRNCQAELVRTRSTPDFHIELLRLRQNWRLKKVSNSIIGDLSYRTDQEDLCNANISLLNSSANNSNTDMHWQQKLEAAQNVLFCKELFSQLAREAVHLRAPIPHMVVGNQIMATVLPGIQLIIGLCHSTGSDKKPTVPPPHKTDHDHVLEHSLHQLLREVHYNNSNHPFPHPASAPLGPSKRRYIAGPTAADRYELLEMTKSQTLLEQIIQQAQHFFMRLRTEYVLDTIAKEVKDPLIVSHWNALNSPTQSCVKINILTHGYDSVCRTSMVVHVGEKSLKCVCRDGRVMHMSYEPQELRDLIFCQIYQHQISAVQALAKCMGWQFLANSSHLGLGSVEPLGNACSCILASPIGDRMIAVRCEPQTGVQVAIAHSPRKDFFPGQLVRERKWENLGGSFKEVRWDKMEGKNFLNKMELLMASLTSS